A genomic segment from Nitrospira sp. encodes:
- a CDS encoding membrane protein involved in aromatic hydrocarbon degradation, whose amino-acid sequence MTTTPPFDASNSDCMEMPTAAHGRRDDGNLRRPRNRAGISITRRLILWSTLGIALATNPTAVSAGSFQIFDQSASAAGQASAFTAQADDASAGYYNPAGMTQLRGVQFSAGTTLIGGGFTFHNAAGTQVNGDLRGSVALPPPSNFYVTANLKHLGIGSSDSTTVGLAVFNPFGTLTRWPDNGPFATVTTKAAFELIDIRPSVAFRPLPDLAIGLGADIYTFSGVFGEGHVERQFRWPGGLGIPAGTGMELNGRDTAAGFNASLLYTALRNEDGLPLANIGLIYRSQATLHLDGQFLAGGTPIADTRTTFVIPQVLTGGIAIWPVRNREREWKLELDIDYTGWKSVRNLDTTLSNGLTVATPANWSSGYTVMIGTEHKWLKPDPLPDWDIALRAGYWHSQKAIPDQTFNPAIPDGDHHAISTGIGFTCRDKGRFLGIIPCGGSDKSFSPKGFGIDLAYKAVLYESRTIAGNLNPTVNGTYDTTLHVGALNLRVNF is encoded by the coding sequence ATGACCACGACGCCTCCATTCGATGCCAGCAACTCCGACTGTATGGAAATGCCTACAGCGGCTCACGGACGACGGGACGACGGCAACCTTCGTCGGCCTCGGAACCGAGCCGGAATCTCCATCACGCGGCGGCTCATCCTCTGGAGTACGCTCGGTATCGCACTGGCGACAAATCCGACGGCAGTGTCGGCGGGGAGTTTTCAGATCTTCGATCAGAGCGCCTCTGCCGCCGGGCAAGCGTCGGCGTTCACCGCCCAGGCGGACGATGCCTCGGCCGGATACTACAACCCGGCTGGCATGACCCAGCTTCGCGGGGTCCAGTTCTCGGCCGGCACGACGCTGATCGGGGGCGGGTTTACCTTTCACAATGCCGCGGGCACCCAGGTGAACGGCGATCTTCGCGGCAGTGTCGCGCTTCCTCCTCCCTCGAACTTCTATGTGACCGCCAACTTGAAGCACCTCGGAATCGGGTCGTCCGACAGCACGACTGTCGGCCTGGCGGTCTTCAACCCGTTCGGCACCTTGACCCGCTGGCCGGACAACGGTCCCTTTGCCACCGTCACGACCAAAGCTGCGTTCGAATTGATCGACATTCGTCCCTCCGTTGCCTTCCGACCGCTCCCCGACCTGGCCATCGGACTGGGGGCGGATATTTACACGTTTTCCGGAGTCTTCGGTGAAGGACACGTTGAGCGGCAATTCCGCTGGCCCGGAGGGCTCGGGATCCCGGCGGGGACCGGCATGGAACTGAACGGACGCGATACCGCCGCCGGCTTCAACGCCAGTCTGCTCTATACGGCACTGAGGAACGAAGACGGTCTTCCTCTCGCCAACATCGGCCTGATCTACCGCAGCCAGGCGACCCTCCATCTCGACGGTCAATTCCTCGCCGGCGGCACTCCCATTGCCGACACCCGCACCACCTTTGTGATCCCGCAGGTCCTCACCGGCGGCATCGCCATCTGGCCCGTCCGCAACAGGGAGCGCGAGTGGAAACTGGAATTGGACATCGATTACACCGGCTGGAAATCGGTTCGCAATCTGGATACGACGCTCTCGAACGGCCTCACCGTCGCCACCCCCGCCAACTGGAGCAGCGGCTATACGGTCATGATCGGAACGGAACACAAGTGGCTCAAACCCGACCCCTTGCCGGACTGGGACATCGCCTTGCGCGCCGGGTACTGGCATTCACAAAAGGCGATCCCGGACCAGACCTTCAACCCTGCCATACCGGACGGCGACCACCACGCCATCTCCACTGGAATCGGCTTCACGTGCCGGGATAAGGGACGGTTCCTCGGCATCATTCCATGCGGAGGATCGGACAAGTCCTTCAGCCCCAAGGGATTCGGCATCGATCTGGCCTACAAAGCAGTCCTGTATGAATCCAGAACTATCGCCGGCAATCTGAATCCGACCGTCAACGGGACCTACGACACCACGTTGCATGTCGGCGCCCTGAATCTGCGCGTGAATTTTTGA
- a CDS encoding sodium-solute symporter, putative translates to MLLAFVVLYLALSVGIGLYAATRVHSSGDFAVAGRRLPLPVVTATVFATWFGAETVLGISATFVKDGLRAVVADPFGSSLCLILAGLFFARRLYRLNLLTIGDYYRLRYNRAVEVLCTLCIVASYLGWVSAQIKALGLVFNIVTDGVMGQPVGMVLGAAIVLTYTTFGGMFSVAILDFVQITIIMGGMLYIGSVVSGLAGGVEQVVAHATAAGKLDFFPPAGLDAWIPFLGAWVTMMFGSIPQQDVFQRITSARDERTAVRGSVLGGSLYFFFAFVPMFLAYSATLIDPEQVAGLLKRDSQLVLPTLIAQHTPIAAQIVFFGALLSAIMSCSSATLLAPSVAFSENIVKGFMPTIGDHGLLRVMRTVLIGFTATVLLFALNSEASIFKMVESAYKVTLVAAFVPLCAGLYWPKATTQGALAAITTGLGTWITLELFGPFDPVWPPQLVGFLTAVVGMVAGSLLPQRIGRSAESAYPANRPSLATPVE, encoded by the coding sequence ATGCTCCTCGCCTTCGTGGTTCTCTATCTTGCCCTCTCGGTAGGGATCGGGCTCTACGCAGCGACCCGTGTCCACAGCAGCGGCGATTTTGCGGTGGCCGGCCGGCGCTTGCCCCTTCCCGTGGTGACGGCGACGGTCTTTGCGACCTGGTTCGGCGCAGAAACCGTGCTGGGTATTTCGGCCACATTCGTCAAGGACGGCCTGCGCGCGGTGGTGGCCGATCCGTTCGGATCGAGCCTCTGTTTGATTCTGGCCGGCTTGTTCTTCGCCCGCCGCTTGTATCGATTGAACCTGCTCACGATCGGGGACTATTACCGCCTGCGATACAATCGGGCCGTCGAGGTCCTCTGCACCCTGTGCATCGTAGCGTCTTACCTGGGGTGGGTGTCGGCGCAGATCAAGGCGCTCGGACTGGTGTTCAACATCGTGACGGACGGCGTGATGGGCCAGCCGGTCGGCATGGTGTTGGGGGCGGCGATCGTCCTGACCTACACCACCTTCGGCGGCATGTTTTCCGTGGCGATTCTCGATTTCGTCCAGATCACCATCATCATGGGCGGCATGCTCTACATCGGGTCGGTGGTGAGCGGCCTGGCCGGAGGGGTGGAACAGGTGGTCGCCCATGCGACGGCGGCGGGGAAGTTGGACTTCTTTCCGCCGGCCGGACTCGATGCCTGGATACCGTTTCTCGGCGCATGGGTGACGATGATGTTCGGCTCGATTCCGCAGCAGGATGTGTTTCAGCGGATTACCTCGGCGCGGGATGAACGGACGGCCGTGCGGGGATCGGTGCTCGGAGGATCGCTCTATTTTTTCTTCGCGTTCGTGCCGATGTTCCTGGCCTACTCGGCGACCCTGATCGATCCGGAGCAGGTGGCGGGACTGCTGAAACGGGACTCTCAACTCGTGCTGCCCACACTGATCGCGCAGCACACGCCGATCGCGGCGCAGATCGTGTTTTTCGGGGCGTTGCTGTCCGCGATCATGAGCTGCTCGTCGGCCACGTTGCTCGCGCCGTCGGTCGCGTTCAGTGAGAATATCGTCAAGGGATTCATGCCCACGATCGGCGATCACGGCTTGTTGCGGGTGATGCGGACGGTGTTGATCGGGTTTACGGCGACCGTGCTGCTGTTCGCCCTCAATTCGGAGGCGAGCATTTTCAAAATGGTCGAGAGCGCCTACAAGGTTACGCTCGTAGCCGCGTTCGTGCCCTTGTGTGCCGGATTGTATTGGCCCAAAGCCACTACGCAAGGTGCGTTGGCCGCCATCACGACCGGGCTCGGCACATGGATCACATTGGAGTTGTTCGGCCCGTTCGATCCGGTGTGGCCGCCGCAGTTGGTCGGGTTTTTGACGGCCGTCGTCGGCATGGTGGCGGGATCGCTGCTTCCGCAACGGATCGGTCGCTCAGCCGAATCGGCCTACCCTGCGAACCGTCCGTCCCTCGCCACACCGGTTGAGTGA
- a CDS encoding Glutathione S-transferase, omega has translation MQGQPQFPLEQTAAGEFQRQADAFRNWVTADGRSGYPAAVGRYHLYVSLACPWAHRTIIVRTLKRLEPVIGMTVVDPIRDERGWAFRNGPGHSLDPINGFQFLSEAYVATDPAYRSRVTVPVLWDKVTNRIVSNSDDDLMRIFNSEFDRFTDSKVDLYPAPLRPAIDELNSFLYENVNDGVYRAGFATSQQAYERAAYRLFEALDQLEIRLRDRRYLFGPQFVESDWRLFVTLLRFDAVYHGHFKCNLRRIIDYPNLSGYLKDLYQVAGVADTVDFDHIKRHYYVTHDDINPTRIVPIGPQLDLLSPHGRARLS, from the coding sequence ATGCAGGGACAACCTCAATTTCCTCTCGAACAGACCGCCGCAGGAGAGTTTCAACGGCAAGCCGATGCCTTCCGCAATTGGGTGACCGCGGACGGCCGCTCCGGATACCCGGCCGCAGTAGGACGGTATCACCTGTATGTGTCCTTGGCCTGTCCCTGGGCACACCGCACGATCATCGTCCGCACCCTCAAACGTTTGGAACCGGTCATCGGCATGACGGTGGTCGATCCGATCCGTGACGAACGGGGCTGGGCCTTCCGCAATGGCCCAGGCCACTCCCTCGACCCCATCAACGGATTTCAGTTTCTCAGCGAGGCCTATGTCGCGACCGACCCCGCCTACCGCAGTCGCGTCACCGTGCCGGTGTTGTGGGACAAGGTGACCAACCGGATCGTGAGCAATTCAGACGACGACCTCATGCGCATCTTCAATAGTGAGTTCGATCGATTCACCGACAGCAAGGTGGATCTGTATCCGGCTCCGCTTCGCCCTGCCATCGACGAGTTGAACAGCTTCCTCTATGAGAACGTCAATGACGGGGTCTATCGCGCCGGCTTCGCCACCTCGCAACAGGCCTATGAACGGGCGGCCTATCGGCTGTTCGAAGCGCTGGACCAGTTGGAGATCAGGCTCCGCGACCGCCGGTATCTTTTCGGGCCACAGTTCGTCGAATCCGACTGGCGGCTCTTCGTCACCCTGCTGCGGTTCGATGCCGTCTACCACGGCCATTTCAAATGCAACCTCCGACGCATCATCGACTACCCGAACCTCTCCGGCTACCTCAAGGACCTCTACCAAGTCGCAGGCGTCGCAGACACCGTCGATTTCGACCACATCAAGCGCCACTACTACGTCACGCATGACGACATCAACCCAACCCGCATCGTTCCGATCGGCCCGCAGTTGGATCTGCTGAGCCCCCATGGACGGGCCCGACTCTCCTGA
- a CDS encoding Na+/H+ antiporter has protein sequence MLLAAVLALTAVAQNMCIPYPIFLVLGGVTLGLVPGLPEVTFHPDLVFLVFLPPILWAAAYFTSLREFRRDLRPISLLAVGLVLATTAAVAAVAHAILPGMGWAEAIVLGAIVSPPDAVSATAIGKRLGIPRRVVAILEGESLVNDATALVLYRAAVGAVVSGLFLLGETLLEFVFAAVIGVVIGICVASLARLALRATDDGFTQIGITLLVPYLAWVLGETVHASAVLACVAGGLYLRQQFSTAVAPATRIQARAVWDVLIFLLNGVIFVLIGLQLDVLLEAVPPGKLGMVLMAGVLVSVTAILVRLLWVPLVAIVPRLLSPSLRARDPMPPWSHVFLVSWTGMRGVVTLAAALALPVTTSGGTPFPFRAEIILLSVAVIIATLVFQGLSLPPLIRRLRLEADYGFEREERLAREHAATAALGRLDMAMREGWAPAAHIEQLRAEYGQQLEQLAGSGPMAEEGSVESAEAFRRLRQETLTAERSALIGLRDDETISDELLHHLERELDIEALRLGIDRRRAERTLRPAGIARRSKERSTRREESWIDP, from the coding sequence ATGCTGCTCGCGGCCGTGTTGGCCCTGACGGCTGTCGCCCAGAATATGTGCATCCCCTATCCGATCTTCCTCGTGCTCGGGGGGGTGACGCTGGGGCTTGTGCCGGGGTTGCCGGAGGTCACCTTCCATCCTGACCTAGTCTTCCTTGTCTTTCTCCCGCCGATTCTCTGGGCTGCGGCCTATTTCACGTCCTTGCGGGAATTCCGGCGCGACCTCAGGCCGATTTCGCTCCTCGCCGTCGGTCTGGTGCTGGCGACCACCGCTGCGGTGGCCGCGGTCGCCCATGCGATTCTGCCCGGCATGGGGTGGGCGGAGGCCATCGTGTTGGGGGCCATCGTGTCGCCGCCGGATGCCGTATCCGCGACGGCGATCGGGAAGCGACTCGGTATCCCGCGCCGCGTCGTCGCCATCCTCGAAGGGGAGAGTCTCGTCAACGACGCCACAGCGTTGGTGCTCTATCGGGCGGCGGTAGGGGCGGTCGTGAGCGGCTTGTTTCTGTTGGGCGAGACGTTGTTGGAATTCGTCTTTGCCGCGGTGATCGGTGTCGTGATCGGCATCTGCGTGGCGTCTCTCGCCCGCCTGGCTCTGCGCGCGACCGACGACGGGTTTACGCAGATCGGCATCACGTTGCTCGTGCCCTACCTGGCCTGGGTCCTGGGTGAGACGGTCCATGCCTCCGCCGTATTGGCCTGTGTGGCCGGTGGATTGTACCTCCGGCAGCAATTCAGCACGGCGGTTGCGCCCGCGACGCGCATTCAGGCGCGCGCCGTGTGGGATGTCTTGATCTTCCTGTTGAACGGCGTGATCTTCGTCTTGATCGGGCTGCAACTGGACGTGCTGCTCGAAGCGGTGCCGCCGGGCAAGCTCGGCATGGTCCTCATGGCAGGCGTTCTGGTGAGCGTGACGGCGATCCTGGTGCGTCTGTTGTGGGTTCCTTTGGTGGCGATCGTGCCGCGGCTGCTGAGCCCGTCTCTGAGGGCGCGCGATCCCATGCCGCCCTGGTCGCATGTCTTTCTCGTGTCGTGGACCGGGATGCGGGGGGTCGTGACGCTCGCGGCGGCCTTGGCCTTGCCGGTAACCACGAGCGGGGGAACACCGTTTCCCTTCCGCGCGGAAATCATCCTCCTGAGCGTGGCGGTCATTATCGCAACTCTGGTGTTTCAGGGATTGTCGCTGCCTCCCTTGATTCGCAGGCTGCGTCTCGAAGCGGACTACGGATTCGAGCGAGAGGAGCGGTTGGCGCGCGAACATGCCGCCACGGCGGCCCTCGGTCGCCTGGATATGGCCATGCGGGAGGGGTGGGCGCCGGCCGCCCATATCGAACAATTGCGGGCCGAATATGGCCAACAATTGGAACAGCTTGCCGGTTCGGGTCCCATGGCGGAGGAAGGTTCTGTGGAGTCAGCCGAAGCCTTTCGGCGGTTGCGGCAGGAAACATTGACGGCCGAGCGATCGGCGCTGATAGGCCTGCGTGATGACGAGACGATCAGCGATGAGCTGTTGCATCATCTCGAACGGGAACTCGATATCGAGGCCTTGCGTCTGGGTATCGACCGGCGGCGGGCGGAACGGACGCTTCGACCCGCCGGGATCGCGCGCCGATCCAAGGAGCGGTCGACGAGAAGGGAAGAGTCATGGATCGACCCATAG
- a CDS encoding Oxidoreductase, short-chain dehydrogenase/reductase family gives MLNLFSQAPRSDAVVITGASTGIGAACALALDKAGYRVFAGIRNQADGDRLQRQAGPRLMPIRLDVTDPASIAAASHTVTAMTGDRGLAGLLNNAGIGVAGPVELVPLADWRRQFEVNLFGLIAATQTFLPLIRQGRGRIINMGSLAGRASMPFMAPYAASKHALEAVTDALRIELQPWGIRVAIIEPGAIATSIWRKTDKDIENRDAAWGPDLKALYQEGVTRIKEAAAAAGERAQPASVVAEAVTHALRSRRPKTRYLIGSDAAIRSYLTLFLPDRLNDWLITRIVKLPRRR, from the coding sequence ATGTTGAATCTGTTCTCACAGGCCCCTCGATCCGACGCCGTCGTCATCACCGGCGCCTCCACCGGTATCGGTGCTGCCTGCGCCCTCGCGCTCGACAAGGCGGGGTATCGTGTCTTCGCCGGCATTCGCAACCAGGCCGACGGCGACCGACTCCAACGCCAAGCCGGCCCGCGCCTCATGCCGATTCGCCTCGACGTGACCGACCCTGCCTCGATCGCGGCGGCCAGCCATACCGTCACGGCCATGACGGGCGACCGCGGCCTCGCGGGCCTGCTCAACAACGCCGGGATCGGCGTCGCGGGGCCCGTCGAACTGGTACCTCTCGCCGATTGGCGGCGGCAGTTCGAGGTGAACCTCTTCGGACTCATTGCGGCCACCCAGACCTTCCTGCCGTTGATCCGCCAAGGACGTGGACGCATCATCAATATGGGCTCTCTTGCCGGACGCGCCTCTATGCCTTTCATGGCCCCCTATGCCGCCTCGAAACATGCGTTGGAGGCGGTCACCGATGCGCTCCGCATCGAGTTGCAACCGTGGGGGATCCGTGTGGCGATCATCGAGCCCGGCGCCATCGCGACGTCCATCTGGCGCAAGACCGACAAAGACATCGAAAACCGGGACGCAGCCTGGGGTCCTGACCTCAAAGCCCTCTATCAAGAGGGCGTTACCCGTATCAAGGAAGCGGCGGCAGCGGCAGGAGAACGGGCCCAGCCGGCCTCGGTCGTCGCCGAGGCCGTGACGCACGCCCTGCGATCACGCCGACCGAAAACCCGGTACCTCATCGGCTCGGACGCGGCCATCCGTTCCTATCTGACCTTGTTCCTTCCGGATCGCCTGAACGATTGGCTGATCACCAGGATCGTCAAGCTGCCGCGTCGGCGCTGA
- a CDS encoding FKBP-type peptidyl-prolyl cis-trans isomerase FkpA precursor produces the protein MRHVIGALSAILLLSSAAWAADPANDEQKTLYALGIAISQSLGPFTLNEPELEFVKAGLVDGVLKRPQKVDLQVFGPKIQELQQRRASALAEVEKKAGAGFLAKAAAEPGAKKTESGAIITTIKEGKGATPKATDTVKVHYHGTLTDGTVFDSSVKRGEPATFPLNQVIKCWTEGVQLIKVGGKSRLVCPSAIAYGDRGSPPVIKPGATLVFEVELLDIVKQ, from the coding sequence ATGCGCCATGTGATCGGTGCTCTCTCCGCAATCCTCCTCCTCTCCTCGGCAGCCTGGGCCGCCGACCCGGCCAACGATGAGCAGAAAACGCTCTATGCGCTCGGCATCGCCATCAGCCAATCGCTCGGGCCCTTCACCCTGAACGAACCGGAACTTGAGTTCGTCAAGGCCGGCCTGGTGGACGGAGTCCTCAAGCGGCCGCAAAAGGTCGACTTGCAGGTGTTCGGTCCGAAGATTCAAGAGCTGCAGCAGCGACGCGCCTCCGCACTGGCCGAAGTCGAAAAGAAAGCCGGAGCTGGTTTCCTCGCCAAGGCTGCAGCGGAACCGGGCGCGAAGAAAACGGAATCGGGCGCCATCATCACCACCATCAAGGAAGGCAAGGGTGCGACTCCGAAAGCCACCGATACCGTGAAGGTCCATTACCACGGGACGTTGACCGACGGTACCGTCTTCGACAGCTCGGTCAAGCGCGGCGAACCGGCGACCTTCCCGCTCAACCAAGTCATCAAGTGTTGGACCGAAGGGGTGCAGTTGATCAAGGTCGGCGGCAAGAGTCGATTGGTCTGTCCGTCGGCGATCGCCTACGGCGACCGGGGGTCACCTCCGGTCATCAAGCCAGGCGCCACGTTGGTGTTCGAAGTCGAGTTGCTGGACATCGTCAAGCAGTAG
- a CDS encoding Sensory box histidine kinase/response regulator — protein MERPVRCDPDLDLQAEQVKVLYRNMPTGVAASFLNAGILAAVEWSVVPHRPLLLWVTMMWLVAGLRALLIYAYRHEVSSSWRSADWHRWMFVGTTLSGIGWGSSVYFLTPELPLPYELIQVFVLGGMTAGAVSVLSASLPIFLCYAPAVTVPLLAHLYLSDHEFHLLMGIMGTLFLLATTHSAWNFNRVMIASMNLRLENLSLVQSLTVRTEAVERLNQEITREIHDRRLIEERLRTAQSDLEQRIAERTRDLAHANARLQEEVQEHRRTEGARLSSELRFNYLTDNLNQGVWFAQAQPPQVLYVNPAFERIWGLPAARFYDNPKLWRDCIHPDDQRLVTEAYDAKLTDPNGHDLQRIYRIVRPDGQVRWIHDRMVVHHSPTGEADRLSGITEDITEARELEDQLRQAQKMDAVGRLAGGVAHDFNNVMTVILGYSAVLLRELSLDSSARHFVQEILQAGERCAALTGQLLAFSRKQMLHPVSLDLHRVIRNLMALLKSLIGEHITIVLQLDPTPRWVKADAVQLEQILLNLAVNARDAMPHGGTLTLETDQVFPHQIWGPEHRQRSVRTYVRLRVHDTGAGIDPATQVKIFEPFFTTKPQGRGTGLGLSTVYGIVHQSGGTITVDSVVGQGTTMTVVLPEVPALQPALSPVAPQPDGKPGTEIILLVEDEPAVRLLTQHILRTHGYTVHEAEDGIQALDLIRRSTLHIDLLVTDLVMPGMNGKDLAVRLRGHFGALKVIYMSGYSDKPLATGDEAQGQTAFLQKPFLPEDLIRTVREIFHTVSPT, from the coding sequence ATGGAGCGACCGGTCCGCTGCGATCCAGATCTCGATCTTCAAGCCGAACAAGTCAAGGTCCTGTACCGGAACATGCCCACCGGCGTGGCGGCGAGCTTCCTCAACGCCGGCATCCTGGCTGCGGTGGAATGGTCCGTCGTTCCCCATAGGCCTCTGCTCCTTTGGGTCACCATGATGTGGCTCGTGGCAGGCTTACGTGCGTTGTTGATCTACGCCTATCGTCACGAGGTTTCCTCATCGTGGCGCAGCGCCGATTGGCACCGATGGATGTTCGTAGGCACGACCCTCTCGGGCATCGGGTGGGGGAGCAGCGTATACTTCCTCACCCCTGAGCTTCCGCTTCCCTATGAGCTGATACAGGTGTTCGTGCTGGGAGGCATGACGGCAGGCGCGGTCTCCGTCTTGTCGGCCTCGCTCCCGATATTCCTCTGTTATGCCCCTGCCGTCACCGTTCCCCTCCTCGCGCATCTTTATCTCAGCGACCACGAGTTTCACCTGCTGATGGGGATTATGGGCACACTGTTCCTCCTGGCCACCACCCATTCGGCCTGGAATTTCAACCGCGTGATGATCGCTTCGATGAACCTTCGGTTGGAAAATCTCTCGTTGGTTCAGTCCCTGACCGTACGCACGGAGGCGGTGGAGCGGCTGAATCAGGAGATCACGCGGGAAATCCACGATCGCCGACTCATCGAAGAGCGATTGCGAACCGCTCAGAGCGATCTCGAACAACGCATCGCCGAACGCACGAGGGACTTGGCGCACGCCAACGCCAGGTTGCAGGAGGAGGTCCAGGAACATCGGCGCACGGAGGGCGCACGGCTCTCCAGTGAGTTACGGTTCAATTATTTGACCGACAATCTCAACCAGGGCGTATGGTTCGCGCAGGCGCAACCGCCACAGGTCCTCTATGTGAATCCCGCCTTCGAACGGATCTGGGGCCTTCCGGCCGCGCGGTTTTACGACAATCCGAAACTCTGGCGGGATTGTATCCATCCCGACGACCAGCGACTCGTCACCGAAGCCTATGATGCGAAGCTCACCGATCCGAACGGACACGATCTGCAACGGATCTATCGAATCGTGCGCCCGGACGGACAGGTCCGTTGGATTCACGACAGGATGGTCGTCCACCATTCTCCCACGGGAGAAGCCGATCGCCTGAGCGGCATCACGGAAGATATTACGGAGGCCCGCGAACTGGAAGATCAATTGCGCCAGGCGCAGAAGATGGACGCTGTCGGCCGGCTGGCGGGAGGCGTGGCCCACGACTTCAACAATGTCATGACGGTGATTCTGGGGTACAGCGCCGTCCTGCTCCGGGAATTGAGCCTGGACTCCTCAGCTCGACACTTCGTCCAGGAAATCCTGCAGGCCGGCGAACGGTGCGCCGCGCTCACCGGCCAGTTGTTGGCTTTCAGCCGAAAACAAATGTTGCATCCGGTGTCGTTGGACCTCCATCGGGTCATCAGAAACCTCATGGCGCTGTTGAAAAGCCTGATCGGTGAACACATCACGATCGTCCTGCAACTCGACCCCACGCCGCGCTGGGTCAAGGCCGACGCCGTGCAGCTCGAACAGATCCTGCTCAACCTGGCGGTCAATGCCCGCGACGCGATGCCGCACGGAGGCACACTTACCCTTGAGACCGACCAAGTCTTTCCCCATCAGATCTGGGGACCGGAACATCGGCAACGCTCCGTCCGCACCTATGTGCGCCTGCGCGTACATGACACCGGGGCCGGCATCGACCCCGCCACGCAGGTGAAAATATTCGAACCCTTCTTCACCACCAAGCCGCAAGGCCGCGGGACCGGACTCGGCCTCTCCACCGTCTACGGCATCGTGCATCAAAGCGGCGGGACGATTACGGTCGACAGCGTGGTGGGACAAGGCACGACCATGACGGTGGTTCTGCCGGAAGTCCCCGCCCTGCAACCGGCCCTTTCTCCCGTCGCCCCTCAACCGGACGGCAAGCCGGGGACGGAAATCATCCTCCTGGTGGAAGACGAACCAGCCGTACGGTTGCTGACCCAGCATATTTTACGGACCCACGGATATACGGTTCATGAAGCGGAAGACGGCATCCAGGCCTTGGATTTGATCCGTCGCAGCACGCTGCATATCGATCTGCTCGTGACCGATCTGGTGATGCCGGGGATGAACGGGAAGGATTTGGCCGTGCGGCTCCGAGGCCATTTCGGAGCCTTGAAGGTCATCTACATGTCGGGGTACAGCGACAAACCGCTCGCCACGGGAGATGAGGCTCAGGGTCAGACAGCATTTTTGCAGAAACCGTTCCTGCCCGAAGACTTGATCCGCACGGTGCGGGAGATCTTCCATACCGTGTCACCGACCTGA
- a CDS encoding NAD(FAD)-utilizing dehydrogenase: MSQATVDLCVVGAGAAGLAAGIFAAEQASRPTVLLLDGANAIGAKILVSGGGRCNVTHYAVKPEDFFGTRHLVRNVLAAFPIEDTVEWFTSLGVELKREETGKLFPVTDKARTVLDALTGRCRELGVVLCPGHRVVDIERIDGPEASNRNGAARFLVRHRQGEVHARRVILATGGRSLPRSGSDGSGYDLARRLGHRVTPTVPALVALVLDDTCFHNSLSGLSQEVELQTVVQGRPTDRRIGSLLWTHFGISGPVVMDASRCWCLAREQGLTVEVYGNFLPGRTADQVRGWFLARATEHPRRSVMKLLAELVPERFAEAFCRHIGCDPQQASSQVPRAIRDRLLAGLTRFRLPVSRDRGWNFAEVTAGGIPLEEVDFRTMESKLVPGLYVIGELLDCDGRIGGFNFQWAWATGRSAGLAATVSLSAASDPFS; encoded by the coding sequence ATGTCTCAGGCAACGGTCGATCTCTGTGTGGTCGGAGCCGGAGCGGCAGGGCTGGCGGCCGGCATCTTTGCCGCAGAACAGGCTTCGCGTCCGACCGTGCTGTTGCTGGACGGTGCGAACGCCATCGGGGCCAAGATCCTGGTTTCCGGCGGAGGGCGCTGCAACGTCACGCACTATGCGGTGAAGCCGGAGGATTTTTTCGGCACCCGTCACCTCGTCCGCAACGTGCTGGCTGCCTTTCCCATCGAGGACACGGTCGAGTGGTTCACATCACTCGGCGTCGAACTCAAGCGCGAGGAGACCGGGAAACTCTTTCCCGTGACCGACAAGGCGCGGACGGTGCTCGATGCGTTGACCGGTCGTTGCCGGGAACTCGGTGTGGTGCTGTGTCCCGGCCATCGTGTCGTCGATATCGAGCGCATCGACGGTCCGGAAGCATCGAACCGGAACGGCGCGGCTCGGTTCCTGGTCCGCCACCGACAGGGCGAGGTTCACGCGCGACGCGTGATCCTTGCTACGGGAGGGCGGTCATTGCCCCGCTCGGGAAGCGACGGATCGGGCTACGACCTTGCCCGCCGGTTGGGCCATCGGGTGACGCCGACGGTTCCTGCTTTGGTCGCCCTGGTCCTCGACGATACCTGTTTCCACAACAGTCTCTCGGGGCTGTCGCAGGAGGTGGAGTTGCAGACGGTGGTGCAAGGCAGGCCGACCGACCGACGGATCGGCAGCCTGTTGTGGACGCACTTCGGCATCAGCGGGCCTGTGGTGATGGATGCAAGTCGATGCTGGTGTCTTGCCCGTGAGCAGGGCCTGACAGTAGAGGTATATGGGAATTTCCTGCCGGGCCGGACGGCGGACCAGGTGCGAGGATGGTTTCTTGCCCGGGCCACCGAGCATCCTCGGCGTTCCGTGATGAAGCTGTTGGCTGAACTGGTCCCGGAGCGATTCGCCGAGGCCTTTTGTCGCCATATCGGTTGTGATCCGCAGCAGGCAAGTTCGCAAGTGCCGCGTGCCATCCGCGATCGTCTCCTGGCAGGACTCACGCGCTTCCGGCTTCCTGTGTCGCGCGATCGAGGATGGAACTTCGCCGAAGTGACGGCCGGGGGAATTCCGTTGGAGGAGGTCGATTTTCGTACGATGGAATCGAAACTCGTGCCTGGTCTCTATGTGATCGGTGAGCTGCTCGACTGCGACGGCCGGATCGGCGGCTTCAACTTTCAATGGGCCTGGGCGACCGGTCGGTCGGCGGGTCTTGCCGCAACGGTGAGCCTCAGTGCGGCGAGCGATCCCTTCAGTTGA